A genomic region of Leptospira terpstrae serovar Hualin str. LT 11-33 = ATCC 700639 contains the following coding sequences:
- a CDS encoding RNA polymerase sigma factor, with amino-acid sequence MNDISYIELLNQAKSGDLRAWADLQNRFSSFANQFACKILKDEDLAQDVVQESFWDLYRNLEKITTPAAFPSLLKRTLIKYVDRILRKKESQNLIFVDPIQIDQNSEKLDFSLLEKECFETISKNVKKLDPDDQKLIELYYYQNYSLVEISKSEGKTLSFIKKRHIRVKRILRNGIGETFRPEANSSFMVAA; translated from the coding sequence ATGAATGACATATCCTACATTGAACTTTTGAACCAAGCTAAGTCTGGTGATCTTCGAGCTTGGGCTGATTTACAAAATCGATTTTCTAGTTTTGCCAATCAATTTGCCTGTAAGATTTTGAAAGATGAAGATCTTGCTCAGGATGTAGTTCAGGAATCTTTCTGGGACTTATATCGTAATCTGGAAAAAATCACCACTCCCGCTGCTTTTCCCTCTTTGCTCAAGAGAACTCTGATCAAATATGTAGACAGAATCTTGAGAAAGAAAGAATCTCAGAATTTAATTTTTGTAGATCCAATTCAAATCGATCAAAATTCAGAAAAGTTAGATTTTTCCCTTTTGGAAAAAGAATGTTTTGAAACAATTTCTAAGAATGTCAAAAAATTAGATCCCGACGATCAAAAGTTAATCGAACTTTATTATTACCAAAATTATTCTCTAGTCGAAATTTCAAAATCAGAAGGTAAAACTTTATCTTTTATCAAAAAAAGACATATACGCGTTAAGAGAATTCTTCGAAACGGAATTGGTGAAACCTTTCGACCGGAAGCCAATTCAAGTTTTATGGTGGCGGCTTAG
- a CDS encoding YciI family protein: MEEYLILMRLDILTKENQPSPEQLQIYMQQYQEWVNSIVAQKKFKSGTALSTEGKVIQSDHIITDGPYVETKESLAGFIMILANDFEDAANIAQNCPILMGEGNSVEVRKVVGIHKEKEH; the protein is encoded by the coding sequence ATGGAAGAATATTTAATTTTAATGCGTTTAGACATTCTAACGAAGGAGAACCAACCTTCTCCTGAACAATTGCAAATTTATATGCAGCAATATCAGGAATGGGTAAACAGTATCGTTGCACAAAAGAAGTTTAAGTCAGGAACTGCCTTATCAACGGAAGGAAAGGTCATTCAATCGGATCATATCATTACCGATGGTCCCTATGTAGAAACTAAAGAATCTTTAGCTGGTTTTATTATGATTTTAGCAAATGATTTTGAAGATGCTGCCAATATTGCACAAAATTGTCCTATCCTTATGGGAGAAGGAAATAGCGTGGAGGTGAGAAAGGTAGTCGGTATTCATAAGGAAAAAGAACATTAA
- the leuC gene encoding 3-isopropylmalate dehydratase large subunit, translating into MGQTLYDKIWESHRILENSDSETILYVDRHILHEVTSAQAFEGLRTKNKDVRRTDLTFGVVDHNVSTRDRKNRNAAGPISRLQIDTMEKNCNDFGIRLFGPEDPEQGIVHVLGPELGFTIPGSVIVCGDSHTATHGAFGALAFGIGTSEVEHVLATQTLKQAKTKSMLVRFVGKPGFGITAKDVVLELITKIGTSGGRGFTMEYSGDWIHSLSMEGRMTLCNMSIEAGARASLIAPDQITFDYLKDRKLIPKGESFQKAIEYWKTFFTDDDAVFDEMIELDISNIEPQVTWGTNPSQSLPIDGIVPNPKKILDARAKETAENALAYMGLKPGTPISEIRIDKVFIGSCTNARIEDLRSAAEVAKGKKVHPNVQALVVPGSGSVKRQAEREGLDQIFIEAGFEWREPGCSLCLAMNDDVLKPGERCASTSNRNFEGRQGRGGRTHLVSPSMAAAAAVTGKFTDVRKLV; encoded by the coding sequence ATGGGACAAACTCTATACGACAAAATTTGGGAAAGTCATAGGATCTTAGAGAATTCAGACTCTGAAACGATTTTATATGTGGACCGGCATATCCTTCATGAAGTGACTTCTGCCCAAGCCTTCGAAGGATTAAGAACGAAAAATAAAGATGTAAGAAGGACGGACCTCACCTTCGGAGTGGTGGATCATAATGTTTCCACAAGAGATCGTAAAAACAGAAATGCAGCAGGACCGATCTCCCGATTGCAGATCGATACCATGGAGAAAAACTGCAATGATTTCGGAATCCGTTTATTTGGTCCCGAAGATCCCGAACAAGGGATTGTCCATGTATTAGGACCTGAGTTAGGATTTACGATTCCTGGATCTGTGATCGTATGTGGAGATTCTCATACAGCAACACATGGAGCCTTTGGGGCATTGGCTTTTGGAATCGGAACTAGTGAAGTGGAACATGTTCTTGCAACACAAACTCTTAAGCAGGCCAAAACAAAATCAATGCTCGTTCGTTTTGTTGGTAAACCTGGATTTGGAATCACTGCAAAAGATGTAGTCTTAGAACTCATAACAAAGATTGGAACCTCTGGAGGCAGAGGATTCACCATGGAATATTCAGGGGATTGGATTCATTCTCTTTCTATGGAAGGTCGAATGACTCTTTGTAATATGAGTATCGAAGCGGGTGCAAGGGCAAGTCTCATCGCACCTGACCAGATCACATTTGATTATCTGAAAGATAGAAAGCTTATCCCTAAAGGAGAAAGTTTTCAAAAAGCGATAGAATATTGGAAAACTTTCTTCACAGATGACGATGCAGTTTTTGATGAGATGATTGAATTAGATATTTCTAATATAGAACCCCAAGTTACCTGGGGAACCAATCCTTCTCAGTCTTTGCCTATAGACGGTATTGTTCCGAATCCAAAAAAAATCTTAGACGCCAGAGCAAAAGAAACTGCCGAGAACGCACTTGCATATATGGGTTTAAAACCAGGAACACCCATTTCAGAAATTAGAATTGATAAGGTATTCATCGGCTCTTGTACGAATGCAAGGATAGAAGACTTAAGATCTGCAGCAGAAGTTGCCAAAGGAAAAAAAGTCCATCCGAATGTGCAAGCTTTGGTCGTTCCAGGTTCAGGCTCTGTAAAACGTCAGGCAGAACGAGAAGGTTTGGATCAAATTTTTATAGAAGCTGGATTTGAATGGAGAGAGCCTGGTTGTTCGCTTTGTCTTGCGATGAACGATGACGTATTAAAACCAGGAGAAAGATGTGCGTCTACTTCTAACCGTAACTTCGAAGGTAGACAAGGCAGGGGCGGGAGAACTCATTTAGTCAGTCCTTCTATGGCAGCGGCTGCAGCAGTGACCGGAAAATTTACAGATGTGAGGAAATTGGTATGA
- a CDS encoding alpha/beta hydrolase — protein MTKIQNLIEPFKGKKRLRNLGYFSVVLLFIFLFAFTFAIWSASNQILFPVWKGISKNFEKCSIEGEKVWGKFCGNIRLTKEFEFQEISVPSLNGYNLPGWFVSASDNGSIHEKGVILLIHGGGADRRELTRFIPFYLSQGLNVLSFDLSCHGEAPCLVPGLSFGNRESRDVISAYLYVSKKYKNILMMGSSVGASSVLISLPFLEKVKGLILENPMLSFNRLILDSPESANLPNWMVYTLIELVNSRGKFDSLLCPENSLPFASSVPLLLIHSKADSVVSYEHSKSLAKLYPGPSEVWFPDLGSHGSIWETNQYEYETKVRDFIRRSFNEKNRR, from the coding sequence ATGACCAAAATACAAAATTTAATCGAACCATTCAAAGGAAAAAAGAGACTTCGGAATCTCGGGTATTTCTCTGTGGTCCTTCTATTTATCTTCCTATTTGCTTTTACTTTCGCAATCTGGTCGGCGAGTAACCAGATTCTGTTTCCGGTCTGGAAAGGGATCAGTAAGAACTTTGAGAAATGTAGTATCGAAGGTGAAAAAGTTTGGGGAAAATTTTGTGGAAACATCCGCCTAACAAAGGAATTTGAATTTCAAGAAATTTCGGTTCCTTCCCTTAACGGATATAATCTTCCAGGTTGGTTTGTGTCAGCTAGTGATAACGGATCTATCCATGAAAAGGGAGTGATCCTACTGATCCATGGAGGAGGTGCCGATCGAAGAGAGCTGACCCGATTCATCCCGTTTTATCTAAGCCAAGGATTGAATGTTTTAAGTTTTGACCTTTCTTGTCATGGAGAGGCACCATGTTTAGTTCCAGGACTTAGTTTCGGAAACCGTGAATCTAGAGATGTGATCTCTGCATACTTGTATGTATCTAAAAAATATAAGAATATTCTAATGATGGGTTCTTCTGTGGGAGCTTCTTCTGTATTAATCTCTCTTCCTTTTTTAGAAAAGGTAAAAGGATTAATATTAGAAAATCCTATGCTAAGTTTTAATCGATTGATTTTGGATTCTCCAGAATCTGCTAACTTACCCAATTGGATGGTTTACACATTAATCGAACTTGTAAACAGCAGAGGGAAATTTGATTCATTGCTCTGTCCCGAAAATTCTTTACCATTCGCTAGTTCTGTGCCTCTATTGTTAATTCATAGTAAGGCAGATTCTGTAGTATCTTATGAACATTCGAAGTCACTGGCAAAACTTTATCCTGGACCAAGTGAAGTTTGGTTCCCTGATTTAGGGTCTCACGGTTCTATATGGGAAACGAATCAATATGAATACGAAACAAAGGTTCGAGATTTTATCCGTAGAAGTTTCAATGAGAAAAATAGGAGATAA
- a CDS encoding RNA polymerase sigma factor → MNHSDLLPNLFRTEYTKIISVLCKQYGFFQLEIAEDIASETFLTASQTWGLNGIPENPIGWLYAVAKNKAKNFIHRESILYNKVLPVYQREKNITEIELDLSDENILDSQLRMIFAIAHPSLPLESQIGLSLRILCGFGIEEIARAFLSNKETINKRLLRAKNKLRENNISLEFPKPCELEERLSSVLRTIYLLFNEGYLSQVQDRILRKDLCLEAIRLCTILLENNETNTSDVNALLSLLCFHISRFEARLDGEGGIILYGDQNRELWNKEFIKKGEYFFFQSSKEPKFSKYHLEAAIAYWHTRPEDTGKKWESIYELYTHLLELEYSPLLLLNRAFVLFKVKGREAALEELNGVELKTNPYYYSLLGELYCDLEPEKAKIYFRNALNLVTKDKEKSSLLKRLAQI, encoded by the coding sequence ATGAATCATTCAGACTTACTTCCCAATTTGTTTCGAACGGAATATACAAAGATAATTTCTGTTCTCTGTAAACAATATGGGTTTTTTCAATTGGAAATTGCTGAGGATATTGCAAGTGAAACCTTTCTGACTGCATCACAAACTTGGGGGTTAAATGGAATCCCAGAAAATCCTATTGGTTGGTTGTATGCAGTCGCTAAAAATAAAGCTAAGAATTTTATCCATAGAGAATCTATTTTGTATAACAAGGTTCTTCCCGTTTATCAAAGAGAAAAAAATATAACAGAAATAGAGCTGGATCTTTCCGATGAAAATATTCTAGACAGCCAACTTCGAATGATTTTTGCCATTGCTCATCCTTCCCTTCCTTTAGAATCCCAAATTGGTTTATCATTACGAATCCTTTGCGGGTTTGGGATTGAAGAAATAGCAAGGGCATTTCTGTCAAATAAAGAGACAATTAACAAAAGACTACTTCGAGCAAAAAATAAACTAAGGGAAAACAATATTTCATTAGAATTTCCAAAACCTTGTGAATTAGAAGAAAGATTGTCCTCTGTGCTTCGAACCATTTATTTACTGTTTAACGAGGGATATTTATCACAAGTCCAAGACAGAATCCTAAGAAAAGATTTATGCCTAGAAGCCATTCGTCTTTGTACTATTTTATTGGAAAATAATGAAACTAACACTTCCGATGTGAATGCACTTCTTTCCCTCCTTTGTTTTCATATTTCTAGATTTGAAGCAAGGTTGGATGGAGAAGGGGGAATTATCCTTTATGGAGATCAGAACAGGGAACTATGGAATAAAGAATTCATTAAAAAGGGCGAATATTTCTTTTTCCAGTCAAGTAAAGAACCAAAATTTTCAAAATACCATTTAGAAGCAGCCATTGCTTATTGGCATACTAGGCCAGAGGATACTGGAAAAAAATGGGAGTCCATTTACGAACTTTACACTCACTTGTTAGAGTTGGAATACTCTCCCTTACTTTTATTAAATAGGGCCTTTGTACTATTTAAGGTAAAAGGAAGAGAAGCGGCACTGGAAGAGTTAAATGGAGTCGAACTAAAAACGAATCCATATTATTATTCCCTTTTGGGGGAATTGTATTGTGATCTAGAGCCAGAAAAAGCAAAAATTTACTTTCGAAACGCTTTGAATTTAGTAACCAAAGATAAAGAAAAATCTTCCCTCTTGAAACGATTAGCACAAATTTAA
- a CDS encoding ClpP family protease — MEATQYYSNGQIENVYLEQRKVFLWGEVNDNSARYLIDRFLYLEALDPTRPVTLYIHSPGGSTYAGLAILDVMKSLHNPVHTICLGMAMSFGAVLLLSGAKGYRFAYPHSKVLIHQPHVMGEFKGPAEDIRIFAESVRREKDLLNQIMANATGQPLEKIMEDTERDTWFSATEALEYGVIDKIIGI, encoded by the coding sequence ATGGAAGCTACACAATATTATTCTAATGGACAAATAGAAAACGTATACCTCGAACAAAGAAAAGTTTTTCTTTGGGGAGAAGTTAATGATAATTCCGCAAGATATCTAATTGATCGATTCTTATATCTGGAAGCATTGGATCCCACAAGACCAGTCACTTTATATATTCATTCTCCTGGCGGATCTACTTATGCAGGTTTGGCGATATTGGATGTAATGAAGAGTTTGCATAATCCCGTTCATACAATCTGTTTAGGCATGGCCATGTCATTCGGTGCAGTCCTACTACTATCTGGAGCCAAAGGATATCGTTTTGCCTACCCTCATAGTAAAGTTTTGATACACCAACCGCATGTTATGGGAGAATTTAAGGGACCTGCAGAAGATATCCGAATTTTTGCTGAATCAGTAAGAAGGGAGAAAGACTTGTTAAATCAAATAATGGCAAACGCAACGGGACAACCTTTAGAAAAAATTATGGAAGATACAGAACGTGATACTTGGTTTTCTGCAACAGAAGCTCTGGAATATGGGGTCATTGATAAAATTATAGGTATATGA
- the leuD gene encoding 3-isopropylmalate dehydratase small subunit, whose product MSVGNWTIHTGVAVTIPREDIDTDQILPKQFMKLIDKKGFGKHLFHDWRYLDLEGTIPNPEFILNQEGFKNASVLIAGKNFGCGSSREHAPWALSDFGFRAILAPSFADIFSINSAKNGIALVRLKDEEIQYLNEWVSKKSGSPIRINLENLEVQAGDQSFPFHLDSASVNRIRSGWDEIDITLKHSKEILGFEQILKNEKSFLEVNW is encoded by the coding sequence ATGAGCGTAGGAAATTGGACAATCCATACGGGAGTGGCAGTCACTATCCCAAGAGAAGATATTGATACGGACCAAATACTTCCTAAACAATTTATGAAATTAATCGATAAAAAGGGTTTTGGAAAACATTTATTTCATGATTGGAGATATCTAGATTTAGAAGGAACGATTCCAAATCCAGAATTCATTTTGAACCAAGAAGGATTTAAGAATGCAAGTGTGCTCATCGCTGGAAAAAATTTCGGCTGCGGCTCGAGTAGAGAACATGCGCCTTGGGCTCTTTCTGATTTCGGATTCAGAGCGATTTTGGCTCCCTCTTTCGCAGATATATTCTCGATTAATTCTGCGAAGAATGGAATAGCACTGGTTCGTTTGAAAGACGAAGAAATCCAATATCTTAATGAATGGGTTTCTAAAAAATCGGGATCTCCAATCAGAATCAATTTAGAAAATTTGGAAGTACAAGCGGGAGACCAAAGCTTTCCATTTCATTTGGATTCTGCTTCTGTGAATCGGATCCGGAGCGGTTGGGATGAAATCGATATCACACTGAAACATTCAAAAGAGATTTTGGGTTTCGAACAAATCCTAAAAAATGAAAAATCATTTTTGGAAGTGAATTGGTAA
- a CDS encoding SpoIIE family protein phosphatase — MSQIFAFVRSLFQAPAGVELRYQRYYVATNSIYVLAALIHFTFIFFFTLVGAWEMAIFNFGSVFWFAFTIWINRKKYLFTSLYLCFSEVFLHALAATYFFGWGAGYQYYMMLFATGIFLLPPGKNFLKFGSIVIGCLLFASTYYYSMTNSPVYIWNENFLALINVSNIIFSTLFHAGFAYYFTLAANIAEDSLERENKAQTAFFQNISHELRTPLTLISGPSESALQRGEGLSPSEVKVVVNQSRRLTRLVNQLLDLQKITSGRMELRKSNLRLNEFLTQVSENFTSYVKRKNIDFELILCEEPVFVEADPEQLDKCIFNYLSNSIKFTEAGGKIRLELKKIENVAVVSVRDTGIGMVESQIRRLFSRFGISEASLTREQEGTGLGLALVKELVELHGGKVGVESEHGKGSHFYFTLPISTNNSKELETNSNYYHLFKHEYIPDLVSHSKVFSEKIEIKRTTKLLVVEDNPDLRSYLGSILTRVGFHVLVAADGQAGLEAVYSETPDLVITDLMMPKLSGLDLIREIRKKEHLNSLPIILLTAKADAATRKEVHGEGADIYLSKPFLEPELLSVIRNALRLKETEFYLKEELSRGIRIQKKLLPELNFDQGLISAEVEFIPSDGIAGDYYIVQSLGEGKTFLLLADVSGHGFSAGMVSAILHFVLQLPNTPKDNPEACLKCLNSYLYGNTAGLFVTAVAVVVDSNQKKFTWSKAGHEDIYLGAKENFSPLIGNGKPLAILPNWEGKSYDVIYTPGDKLFLFSDGIFDVRSKDQTLFRDSGFWEWAKDITHWNVKSAFSTLLQMARKHQNSEKFEDDVTLLSIEFLN, encoded by the coding sequence ATGTCTCAAATTTTTGCCTTTGTTCGTTCCCTGTTTCAAGCTCCTGCTGGTGTGGAACTCCGCTACCAAAGGTATTATGTTGCAACTAACTCCATTTATGTATTAGCAGCCCTCATTCATTTTACCTTTATTTTTTTCTTTACTTTAGTAGGTGCCTGGGAAATGGCAATTTTCAATTTCGGAAGTGTATTTTGGTTTGCCTTTACCATATGGATCAACAGGAAAAAATATCTATTCACTTCACTATATTTATGTTTTTCAGAAGTATTTTTACACGCATTAGCAGCCACGTACTTTTTTGGTTGGGGCGCCGGTTACCAATACTATATGATGCTTTTTGCCACCGGAATTTTTCTTTTACCACCTGGAAAAAACTTTCTAAAGTTTGGAAGTATTGTCATCGGATGTTTACTGTTTGCCTCCACTTATTACTATTCTATGACCAACTCACCCGTATATATTTGGAATGAGAATTTTCTTGCCTTAATCAACGTTTCCAATATTATATTTTCTACTCTCTTTCATGCAGGATTTGCATATTATTTTACACTAGCAGCTAACATAGCGGAAGATTCCTTAGAGAGAGAAAACAAAGCACAAACAGCTTTTTTCCAAAACATATCCCATGAACTGAGAACTCCGCTAACATTAATCTCTGGACCTTCGGAATCAGCTCTTCAAAGAGGAGAAGGATTATCACCATCAGAAGTAAAAGTTGTAGTCAATCAATCAAGACGCCTAACGCGTCTGGTAAATCAACTTTTAGATCTCCAAAAAATTACTTCAGGAAGAATGGAACTTAGAAAATCTAACCTTCGTTTGAATGAGTTTTTAACACAAGTTTCAGAAAATTTTACTTCCTATGTAAAACGTAAAAACATTGACTTTGAATTGATATTATGTGAAGAACCTGTATTTGTTGAAGCCGATCCAGAACAATTAGACAAATGTATTTTCAATTATCTATCAAACTCAATTAAGTTTACAGAAGCAGGTGGAAAAATTCGTTTAGAATTAAAAAAAATCGAAAACGTAGCAGTTGTTTCTGTTCGAGACACCGGAATTGGAATGGTAGAAAGTCAAATCCGTAGATTGTTTTCTAGATTTGGGATTAGCGAAGCTTCGCTGACTAGGGAACAAGAAGGAACTGGTTTGGGACTTGCTTTAGTGAAGGAATTAGTTGAATTACACGGTGGTAAGGTCGGAGTGGAAAGTGAACATGGGAAGGGTTCTCATTTTTATTTTACTTTGCCCATTTCTACAAATAACTCCAAAGAATTGGAAACAAACTCAAATTATTACCACCTATTCAAACATGAATATATTCCAGACTTAGTGAGCCATTCTAAAGTTTTTTCCGAAAAAATTGAAATCAAAAGAACCACCAAACTACTCGTAGTTGAAGATAATCCCGATTTACGATCTTATTTAGGTTCCATTTTAACTCGTGTAGGTTTTCATGTTTTAGTAGCTGCAGATGGTCAAGCAGGACTTGAGGCCGTTTACTCAGAAACACCCGATTTAGTCATCACTGACTTAATGATGCCCAAATTAAGTGGGCTCGACTTAATTCGCGAAATTCGAAAGAAAGAACATCTAAATTCACTTCCAATTATCCTCCTCACTGCCAAAGCGGACGCAGCCACTAGAAAAGAAGTACATGGAGAAGGAGCCGATATCTACCTCTCCAAACCGTTTCTTGAACCTGAACTTTTGAGTGTAATTCGAAATGCATTAAGATTAAAGGAAACAGAATTTTATCTCAAAGAAGAACTTTCGCGTGGAATTCGAATTCAGAAAAAACTTTTACCTGAATTAAACTTTGATCAAGGTTTGATTTCAGCAGAAGTTGAATTTATTCCAAGCGATGGAATTGCAGGGGATTATTACATTGTACAATCGCTAGGTGAAGGAAAAACCTTTTTGTTATTAGCTGATGTTTCTGGTCATGGTTTTTCTGCAGGAATGGTTTCCGCAATATTACATTTCGTTTTACAACTACCAAATACTCCAAAAGATAACCCCGAAGCTTGTTTAAAATGTTTGAATTCTTACTTATATGGAAACACAGCAGGTTTGTTTGTTACAGCAGTGGCAGTAGTAGTAGACTCTAACCAAAAAAAATTCACATGGTCCAAAGCCGGGCACGAAGATATTTATTTAGGAGCCAAAGAAAATTTTTCTCCCTTAATCGGGAATGGTAAACCATTGGCAATACTACCTAACTGGGAAGGAAAAAGTTATGACGTAATTTATACACCTGGTGATAAACTCTTTTTATTTTCTGATGGAATTTTTGATGTTCGCTCCAAAGACCAAACTCTATTTCGAGACTCTGGATTCTGGGAGTGGGCAAAAGATATAACCCATTGGAATGTAAAATCAGCCTTCTCAACTTTATTACAAATGGCAAGGAAACACCAGAATTCCGAAAAGTTTGAGGACGATGTCACTCTCCTTTCCATTGAATTTTTAAATTAA
- a CDS encoding LysR family transcriptional regulator: MEFRQIVYFLAISESGTFQKAASQLGLTQPALSKQIFLLEKELGVSVLERGGRSVRLTHEGERFYQYSIRMKELWEEIQNGFSNDNELKGNFSISAGGTVSAWVLPQILKEILKKRPGLSLSVREGDAKETKDAVLKGEVDLGILTGPISEPSLNVLEFLSDRIFPVAAKDHPIFLKKKIRIDDLKKQTFVFFHPGSALRKAVEKKIKSFPKEFGSKIAMELRSVESVIKSLEAGLGIGFLSEYSISPKLKKIKFEDWNTERKFFLCYRKKSGPALALLAEEILRSTEKWRSEKEAT, from the coding sequence ATGGAATTCAGACAGATCGTTTATTTTCTTGCAATCTCAGAATCAGGAACATTCCAAAAAGCAGCATCGCAGTTGGGATTAACTCAACCTGCACTCTCAAAACAAATTTTTCTTTTGGAAAAGGAACTAGGGGTCAGTGTTTTGGAAAGAGGGGGAAGGTCGGTTCGACTCACTCATGAAGGGGAAAGATTCTATCAGTATTCGATTAGAATGAAAGAATTATGGGAAGAAATACAAAACGGCTTTTCTAATGATAACGAACTAAAAGGTAACTTTTCTATTTCTGCGGGAGGGACAGTCTCAGCCTGGGTCTTACCTCAAATTTTAAAAGAAATCTTAAAAAAAAGGCCAGGACTTTCTCTTTCTGTAAGAGAAGGAGATGCTAAAGAGACTAAGGATGCCGTATTAAAAGGAGAAGTTGATCTTGGGATTTTAACTGGTCCCATATCTGAGCCTAGTCTCAATGTTTTAGAATTTTTATCCGATAGAATCTTTCCTGTTGCTGCTAAAGACCATCCCATTTTTCTTAAAAAGAAAATTAGAATCGATGATCTAAAAAAACAAACCTTTGTATTTTTCCATCCAGGTTCTGCTCTTAGAAAAGCTGTGGAAAAGAAAATAAAATCTTTTCCAAAAGAATTTGGATCTAAGATCGCTATGGAACTAAGAAGTGTAGAATCCGTAATCAAATCATTGGAAGCGGGACTGGGAATTGGTTTTTTATCTGAATATTCTATAAGTCCAAAACTTAAAAAAATAAAATTCGAAGACTGGAATACAGAAAGGAAATTTTTCCTCTGTTATCGCAAAAAATCAGGGCCTGCACTTGCGCTACTCGCGGAAGAAATTTTAAGATCCACAGAGAAATGGAGATCAGAAAAGGAAGCTACTTAA